A single Pseudomonadota bacterium DNA region contains:
- the ftsZ gene encoding cell division protein FtsZ, translating to MNPSQSSLKILGAKHASFSDLKPRITVVGVGGAGGNAVNNMIRSKLEGVDFIVTNTDAQALSQSLSEKRIQLGLGATRGLGAGSRPDVGRVAAEEALEDVVETIKGSHMLFITAGMGGGTGTGAAPVLARAARDLGILTVGVVTKPFHFEGAQRMRSAEKGLEDLQQFVDTLIVIPNQNLFRIANEKTTFSDAFKLADDVLYSGVRGVTDLMIMPGLINLDFADVRSVMSEMGKAMMGTGEAKGERRAIEAAEAAISNPLLDDVSMQGARGVLINITGGFDMTLFEVDEAANRIREEVDTDAQIIFGSTFDEKMEGIMRVSVVATGIDVQALNLYGHKAPQMNHDLIVEKENNSSQVSMGSSSVLAGMDSLPTFENLEMSDISEMSLTPEISEEKEEIVPSQKETSVADISPNASSYSTWDLGSKTQKEERKPGFFERLMGFKVSRLDSTENADRKSGSTGTPERTQNRGNSEFIVQGSLPGIEEEVSEEDLQIPAFLRRGNP from the coding sequence ATGAACCCTTCACAGTCCTCTTTAAAGATTCTTGGGGCAAAACATGCATCTTTTTCAGATTTAAAACCACGTATAACTGTGGTGGGTGTTGGTGGTGCTGGTGGAAATGCAGTAAATAACATGATTCGCTCAAAGCTTGAAGGGGTTGATTTCATTGTCACCAATACAGATGCACAAGCGCTTTCTCAATCTTTATCAGAAAAAAGAATCCAGCTTGGATTAGGCGCGACGCGCGGTCTTGGAGCTGGATCTCGACCTGATGTTGGACGCGTTGCTGCTGAAGAGGCTCTTGAAGATGTTGTCGAGACAATCAAAGGTTCTCATATGCTTTTTATTACAGCAGGTATGGGAGGTGGAACAGGAACAGGTGCTGCTCCTGTTCTTGCAAGAGCGGCCCGTGATCTTGGAATTCTCACAGTTGGTGTTGTAACGAAGCCATTTCACTTTGAAGGTGCACAACGTATGCGCTCAGCTGAAAAAGGTCTTGAAGACCTTCAACAATTTGTGGATACGCTCATTGTTATTCCGAACCAAAATTTATTTCGTATTGCAAATGAAAAAACAACTTTCTCAGACGCATTTAAACTTGCAGATGATGTTCTTTATTCTGGAGTTCGAGGGGTTACAGATCTTATGATTATGCCGGGGCTGATTAACTTAGACTTCGCAGATGTTCGTTCTGTTATGAGTGAAATGGGGAAAGCCATGATGGGAACCGGCGAGGCAAAAGGAGAAAGACGTGCGATTGAAGCCGCTGAAGCTGCAATTTCAAATCCCCTCTTGGATGATGTATCCATGCAAGGAGCTCGTGGTGTTCTTATCAATATTACGGGTGGTTTTGACATGACTTTATTTGAAGTTGATGAAGCTGCAAACCGAATTCGAGAAGAGGTCGATACAGATGCTCAAATTATTTTTGGATCGACATTTGATGAGAAAATGGAAGGGATTATGAGAGTTTCCGTTGTTGCAACGGGCATAGATGTTCAAGCTTTAAATTTATATGGTCACAAAGCACCACAAATGAATCATGACCTTATCGTAGAAAAAGAAAATAATTCTTCGCAAGTTTCGATGGGAAGTTCGTCTGTTTTAGCTGGCATGGATTCGCTTCCAACTTTTGAAAACCTCGAGATGTCTGACATTTCTGAAATGTCCTTGACCCCAGAAATTTCTGAAGAAAAAGAAGAAATAGTACCTTCTCAAAAAGAGACATCTGTTGCTGATATTTCTCCGAACGCATCTTCTTATTCAACGTGGGATTTGGGATCTAAAACGCAAAAAGAAGAGCGCAAGCCTGGTTTTTTTGAGAGGTTAATGGGTTTTAAGGTCTCCCGACTTGATTCAACTGAAAACGCAGATCGCAAATCTGGATCCACAGGCACGCCTGAAAGAACACAAAATCGTGGAAATTCTGAATTTATTGTTCAAGGGAGTCTTCCTGGCATTGAAGAGGAAGTTTCTGAAGAAGATCTTCAAATTCCTGCCTTTTTAAGGCGTGGAAATCCTTAA